In one window of Solanum pennellii chromosome 2, SPENNV200 DNA:
- the LOC107010554 gene encoding protein MOTHER of FT and TFL1-like, whose product MANMETSARSVDPLVVGKVIGDVLDMFVPVVDFTVEYASKQISNNGVEIKPAEAAQKPRVHIKGSLHSNNLYTLVMADPDAPSPSEPTFREWLHWIVTDIPQGGDASQGREMVEYMGPKPPAGIHRYVFTLFRQKEAEQVPHKPPQGRSNFKTRQFASDNGLDLPVAALYFNSQKEHTAHH is encoded by the exons ATGGCAAATATGGAAACTTCGGCGAGGTCGGTAGATCCTCTAGTGGTCGGAAAGGTGATCGGAGATGTTTTGGACATGTTTGTTCCGGTGGTTGACTTTACGGTGGAGTATGCTTCCAAACAAATATCGAATAATGGAGTTGAAATTAAACCAGCAGAAGCTGCACAAAAGCCTAGAGTTCATATAAAGGGTTCTCTTCATTCTAATAATCTTTACACCCTT GTTATGGCTGATCCAGATGCTCCTAGTCCAAGTGAACCGACTTTTAGAGAATGGCTTCATTG GATTGTCACGGATATTCCCCAGGGAGGTGATGCCTCTCAAG GGAGGGAGATGGTGGAATATATGGGACCGAAGCCACCGGCAGGGATACATCGATACGTGTTCACTCTGTTTAGGCAGAAGGAGGCGGAGCAAGTGCCCCATAAACCACCACAAGGGCGTTCCAATTTCAAGACTCGACAGTTTGCAAGCGACAATGGACTTGATCTTCCTGTGGCTGCACTGTACTTTAATTCACAGAAGGAACATACTGCTCATCACTAG